A stretch of the Cuculus canorus isolate bCucCan1 chromosome 15, bCucCan1.pri, whole genome shotgun sequence genome encodes the following:
- the RMI2 gene encoding recQ-mediated genome instability protein 2: protein MSAEPPVKVLSAQLRGAERGAGGTWRLCRAASGRAPLSLRAVWMQGAVLELRRGGSARLQDDSGAFTVLGLQRVPRGRRGLEPGMYVMVMGVVRSCSPEPVLQAIKITDLSENPVHQDMWSLEVEDLHRIIP from the exons ATGTCGGCGGAGCCGCCGGTGAAGGTTCTGTCGGCGCAGCTGCGCGGGGCGGAGCGCGGCGCGGGCGGGACGTGGCGGCTGTGCCGAGCAGCGTCGGGGCGTGCGCCGCTGAGCCTGCGCGCCGTATGGATGCAGGGCGCCGTGCTAGAGCTGCGGCGCGGCGGCTCGGCCCGCCTGCAGGACGACAGCGGCGCCTTCAccgtgctggggctgcagcgggTGCCGCGGGGGCGGCGCGGGCTCGAGCCAG GGATGTATGTAATGGTGATGGGTGTGGTGAGGTCCTGCAGTCCTGAGCCAGTCCTTCAAGCAATAAAGATAACAGATCTTTCTGAAAACCCTGTGCATCAGGATATGTGGAGCCTTGAAGTCGAGGATTTGCACAGAATCATCCCCTAG